The genomic DNA CAGCTGCTGTTTGCTGGGCTGGGAAACCTTGCCAGCACGGTGGCTGGGGATGGGGCTTCGGATGCCGATGATGGAGATGGCCCTGAACCCGCTGGTGGATTGAATTTCCAGCTTCTTCCCCGTAATaaggaatattttccagctgtgCATTGCTTCCATCCACGCCTGAAAGCATAAAACAGGATGGTGGCGAGATGGAAAATCCCCTCTTGGCGAGGCAGGGTGAGGTGGACCCCGAAACCGGTGACCAGCTCCTTAAATATACAGATTTAAACATATGCTGGCCATAAATACATCACATTAAATGTATGCTGGCCAGGAGGCAGCAGAAACCACAGGCTGCAAAATATACGGTGGCTGAATGAATTTCTTGCCAGCAGATTAACGGGGAAttttggagctgtggggcagcgcTTGCTTGGTtcaaatttttaatattatttttaacaagaaaaaaaaggggggaaatcgGCTTGAAAGAGCgtttttcctcctatttttGATGGGTCCTGCTCTGATGGGGAGTGATtaataggaatgattggactcgatgatcctgtgggtcatttccaacctaatgattgtatgattctatggtttgaGGGCCATGGGTTCAGCCCGTGGTGGTTCTTTTTTTGTCCCCTGCGATGCTTGGCCAGCACGAGGGGGTCCTAAGGGTGTGAAGCCCCTCTGAAACCACCTAGTTTGGGTGGGAGGGTGGAAACGGGTGGCTGGCACCCTGCCCAGGGATTGTTTTGGGGCTGAATGGACGGTAGCCAGGGTTTTCCGGGGATTGGAAACCCTTCCCTTGCGCTGTGCTTGTTtgaggagggcaggaagggtccCCACACTCTCAGCTGGGTGGAAATCGCTTCTCTGGGGGCGCTGGGGTGCCCGGCAGATGCTGGGGATGGGTTGGGGGAAGGACACGGCTTCCTCAGCAATTACCTGGCCCCTTCCTTAGGCAAAGGTGAGGATTTGAAAGGGAAATTAGAGCCGAGGCTGGGGGGAACCACACACCCCGCTAATTGCTGCAGTCCCAGGGTCAGGCAGAGTGGAAGGTTGGGGGACAAACTTATCTGCTACCTCACCCTTGGGATGCTTATCAGAGGGTCCTCGCTTGCcgtgtgcctcagtttccctgtccAGGCAACCCTAGGGAAGAAGGGGGTCAGGCACAGTGAACGCAGTCGGCAGTGACCTCTGAGCGTGCCGGTACGGGGCGGCCTTGCCAGAAAACATATTTAGTGGAAAAAATGAAGGGATCTACCGAGTCCTTCCCTCCGCTGCTCCCAGCTGCGGGCAGGAGTTGCCAGCGCTGACCGCAACCACCGAGCCGGCTGCGCTGGCTGTGCCGGGGGCCGTGTCAGCATCCCAAGGGCGCCGGCGGAGGCTGGATCCGCAGTGTATGGTCTGTATAGATTTGATACAGCCCCAATCTTGAGGGGCTCCACGCGATGCGgtgagcaacaaagctggtgagggggctggagagcaggtcttacgaggagcggctgagagagctgggggggtttagcctggagaagaggaggctgaggggagacctcattgctctctccaactacctgagaggaggttgtggagaggagggagctgggctcttctcccaagtgacaggggacaggacgagagggaatggcctcaagctccaccaggggagggtcaggctggacatcaggaaaaaaatttttcatggaaagggtcattggtccctggcagaggctgcccagggagggggttgagtccccttccctggaggtctttaagggacgggtggacgaggcactaagggacatggtttagtgtttgataggaatggttggactccatgatccggtgggtctcttccaacctggttattccatgattctatgatgcccATGGGGTACGTGCCCACCACCCAGGCTGCGTTCAGGCTGATGACATGGGCAGAAGGCGTTTGCTCCCTCCGGCTGAGTCGCAGCTGGCATGGCAGGCTCTGTTTTTCCTGGTTAATTTTAGCATAATctcaaattttttcttttttttttctttttttttttttctttttttttaactctttttaaACTCCTCTGTAATCGTTCTTCCCCCTCTGTGGCCGTGCTGGCGCAGCCCTGCCGCTGCCTGCTTGGGGCCCCCTGTGAGGGCAGCTCGAGGACAAGGACAGCGGCAGAGGGACCTCAGAGATGGGTGGAAGAGGACAGAGGAACAGGTTTGGCTTTGGTGTCCTGTGGGATTGGCACCTGCAGGCAGGGATCACACCAGGCTCCGGGTGAAGGGGGCTCGTTCTGAGGGTGAGGTGAGCCAGGCACTCATTCATCTTGGTGGCACTCCCTGCCCAGCGAGGGGACAAGGGACATGCGCCATCCAGCTTCCCCTTTGAGCTTCCCCTTTCTTGCAGCCAGAGTGACTTCATTCTTtctctgctcccagcccaggaAGGGAGGGCTGGGCCAGGAGCTGCACGCAGGGGTGACATCGCCGAGGGGGACAGCATGGCCAAAAGGGAGCCTGAGGCTGATCCCACCGGAGGATGCAGCGGCTTCTTCCCAAGCTCCCTGGGGTTCTTGGCTTTGGGTGCCTGGCCTCCTGCCCGTTCCTGGTTGCAAGAGCATCTCTGCATCCCGGCCAGTGCCAGCTCCAGGCATGAGCATGTGGTAGGGCTGGTGCTCCCATCATCCCCTGGCACAACAGGGATATGGGATGAGGATGCAGCACCTAAGCTCAGGCTCTGTGATGAAGAGCTCTGGGATGAAGGCTTTGTGATGAAGGGATGGGCTTAGCCCCCATCGCCAGGTGTTCCCCACTCCTCAACTCACCCAAAGCCGGAGCTGCCAGCCATCTCGGCTGTCGCACACGCAGACTGTGGGGCAAATTTAGTGCTCGGTGCCATTTTCCTGGCCCAGAGCAGGCATTTCTCCTCTCCAGAGCTATTGCAAGATCTCCTTGGGCTCCActttccctccccctttctcAGTTCTGACATTCCTGGTGCCTGTCCAAGCATCTGCTCAGCTGGAAACTCTTCTCTGAAGTTCAGGGGGGAGTCCCAGTAGAGTGGGAGTCCCTGGCTTTGGGCAGCGTCTCACTGCTCATCCCTCCTTCTCATTTCTTTGCAGGTGCTGGCGAATCGGGGAAGAGCACCATCGTCAAACAGATGAAGTGAGTGATCCCCACACCATTTCTGTGGCTGACACCGCGCAGACCTTGGCCGCAGGCTCTGGAGACGGTGGCTAGCTGGCAAAGGCTCCCCATGAGTGTTTCCACAGAGCATGAGTTGGGGGGCAGCACCCTGGGGTGCCCCGCAAAGGCCTGACCTGGCCTGTGTCTCTCCCTTGCCCCAGGATCATCCATGAGGATGGCTACTCAGAGGAAGAGTGCAGGCAGTACAAAGCCGTGGTCTACAGCAACACCATCCAGTCCATCATGGCCATCATCAAGGCCATGGGCAACCTGCAGATTGATTTTGGAGACTCCTCAAGAGCGGTGGGTGCCCTCCCTGCCTGGCAGGGGTAGCGATTCTCAGGGGGAGAAAGCAAAATGTGCCCAGAGCTGGACCAGGATTAAGGGCAGCCTTGCCCAAACCCTGCTGGTCTCTGGCTAGCTGTGACCTCGTGTCCCTGGCACTGAGCATGGGGGACCCAAAGCACAATCCGTGCTTGGCCTGCTGCTTCCCTTGGGTTTTATCCCCATCCTTTATTGGAGCTCTGGCACTGCCGTCCAGGTGCGAGTTGGTGGGTTCCGATCGGGTCCTTTGGGGCAGAGAGAGCTTCGAGAACCCCATGTCGATGGATGCCTGAGGCCTGTTTTTCCTTGCAGGATGATGCTCGGCAGCTGTTTGCGCTCTCCTGCACCGCCGAGGAGCAGGGCATCATGCCCGAGGACCTGGCCAACGTGATCCGGAGGCTGTGGGCTGACAACGGGGTCCAGGCTTGTTTTAACCGCTCCCGAGAGTACCAGCTGAACGACTCCGCTGCCTAGTGAGTACCCCTGCTCCTCTTCTCTAGCTCGGCTGGATCTGAGCCCTGtgagttgctttgtttttattgagCAACAGAAAATTCCTCCTCTGGGGGCTGCTGTTCCCCGTCACCAGGCTTGGGGGCTGTTGCTGCCACTTCCCACCCGGTGTTGAGGATGAGCTGGAGCAGAACTGGGAAGGCGGATGTTTCGAAAGCCGTTTCCTCCTTAGACAGGGTGATGCATCCCTCGGGTTGGGGAGGACTAGGACAtccccctcctgctgctgctctgtgcccACTACCcttccccagggatgctctccCCTGGCCTCCCAGAGATGACTCCCCTCTGTGTGAGTGCAGCTCATGGACCTTCATGGTCTGGGAAGGCAGGAAaaagcccccccaaaaaagcacTGGGGACCCTGATGGCTGAGGATGCACcagaggcttttctttttctctttaactgAGTTTATACGGAAAGACTTGGCATTACTCTAGCGTATTAGCCAGGAAACCAGTGTTTAGGTAGATAAATTGCCTGCATCTGGTTGGGTTTATCTCAGAAGAGATTTAATAAATAAGTTAATCTGCCTAAAGTATGATTGCTAGGGAGGGTAGGGTGAGGTGGGGTCCCGAGGCTGTATTTAGCTCACACAGAGCCCTCCTGCCGTCTCTGCCCAGACCCCTCGTGGTAAAGCAGTGCCGGGGGGAGCTCGTGGTGTACTGGGAACCCCCTACCAAACTGGTCCTGCTGGTGATGAGCACTCTGGGGGCTGCTCGGTCCCCCTGCGTGTCATCCCAGCCATCCCCTCACACCCAGCATCGGCAGGTCCCACTTCGGCCCTGGAGTCACTGGGGGGGAAGAGGTTGCAGGAAGGCTCCTGGCAAGTTGCAGACTCTGGAGAAGCTCCTCCTGGCACTTTGCTCCAGCGCTCGTGGCTTTcgcttcctcctgctctgcagccGCCCGCCCTCCCTGGCCCCTGGCCCCATCTCTGCCCAGCCAGCACCACCGTGGATGCTGATTTGGAGGTTGGGGAGACCTGGCAGCTTGCACGTACAGTTTGAACAAAAACACCTGCCAAGTGTCTGCAGATCGAGTATCGATGCAAGTGTCTTTATGGAGCGCTTGGCACATTATGGGATTGCACAGGTATTAATTCGAGGCCCCCTTGAGCTGTTCCTCCAGCCTTTCTGCAGCCCCACAGAGGGGCTGGTGTGGTACCCAGCGCTCCATCCATCCTCGTGGGAATGCTACACCTGCGGTGCTGCCGTCGGCTCATGGGGACGAAGATCCCTGTGCCGTGCCCGGCACGCAGCCTGTGCACCCCCAGCTCTTCGCTGCACCCGCAGCCTCCTCCTCCGCGGCCCCTTGCGGTGCCAGAGCCCGGGGTGCCGGGCTGGGCGCGAGGTCCGAGTGCCGCTGGCCCCACGCACAGCGCTGCTGCGGtgtttcctgtttttctgtcaGTCGGAGGCCGCGTGTGTTTCCGGCTGTTTCTGCTCTGCGCTGGCCCCCCCGCCCTCGCACCCACAGCTGGGACCcggggcacccacagctccgGCTTTGCCACAGGGTTTTCCTGGAGCTGGCGAGCGGCCGTGCTGTTGTCGGAGCCGAGGATCCCCGTGGCCTCGCGAGCTTTAATCTGGCTTTCACCAGCTTATGGGGCTGCAAACACCTTAATTAGCACAAGCCTAATTTGCTTAAAGGAGCCCGTTTGGAATAACCCAATTAAAGCGATGTGAGCTGGAGAAGTCGAACCCTGCCTCGATCCCCTTGGCATCCCTCAGCCCATCCCAGAGGCTGCTCTGGGGATCGAGCCACCACTGCTGCCTGGAGCTGGGATCCAGCAGGGCTGCGGCAAGCGATgctggtcctggggggctcggGGTGGGCAACAGCCTCCGACCACGCTGCCTCCTGTCCCTCTGACCACGCTGCTCCCTGTCCCTCCGACCGTGCTGCCCCGTGTCCTCCGGCTGCGCTGCTCCCGCTTCCTCCCAGGACGCCGTCTCTTTGTGTTTTTTGACTATAAATGGCACGGCGCCATCGATTGTTTCCGCCAGCGCTGCAGCCGGTTGCCATAGCAGTGAATGctttcctcttgctgtttcccCTGTGCAAAGGGCTGGGGAAATGGAGGGGAGCCCCCCAGCTCCGGCTGCATCCCCTGCCTGGCCTCCAGTGCTGGCACAGAGCATCCCTTTGCCACTGGCAACTGGATACCCTGCCTGTCTGATGCGGATCCTAGGATAGGGATGGGATCTGCTGTGCTGCCCAGCTTGGAATGGGTGATGCCAGGGCATCAGTGGGGCAGCGTGGGGTTGCTGCGTGGGCTTTGAGTGGGTCCGGCCTCTACAACACCTTTGTGCTCCCTCCCCAGCTACCTGAACGACCTGGAGAGGATAGCCCGTGCCGACTACATCCCCACCCAGCAGGACGTGCTGCGCACCAGGGTGAAGACCACCGGCATCGTGGAGACCCACTTCACCTTCAAGGACCTGCACTTCAAGTATGTGTGACCCTTAATTTCCCTTTTGCCTTTTGTAaggccaaaaataaaaaaaaaccttcctccCTGTGCCAGGCGAGATGCTGCTTGCACACAGCTGCATCTTTCCCTCCCAGCTTTGCTCATGGCGGGAGCTGCTGCCTCAGAGAGAGCGGAAACTGCTGAAATAGCTGGAGCagcctcaaaaaaaccctcagaggGCTCAGCCCGGGGGCGGATCCAGGCTCTGgcgaggaggggaagggggaaggcgTCCTCTGGCTGCTGTGACGCTGCTTCCGCCGCAGGAAGGGtgctgggtgggagctggggagtCTCAGGATCGGACACCATTTCTACTCCCCACTGGCACTCTGGGGTCGTTTGCCACTGAAAACCCACGGGAAATAATCAGGGTTCTGGTTTCCAAGGCAAAAAGCCGACTTCGCGCACAGCCTGGGGGATTTAGTCACTTGGCAACGGAGCTGCTGGGGTCCCCTCTGAGTGCAGAGACCCCAGTTCACCGCAGTGGGATGGCGATGCTCGGTCTTGCCTCTCCAGGGCCATGCTTTGGAGGTGGCAACGGGACAGAGAGGGTGTTCCTGGGGCTGGGACGCAGCGGTAAGGATGTTTTGCCCACTGCGGGAGAGGCGTGTGATGCACGAGAATCATCCCGTGAGCCCCCAGCTGAGCACCAGTggctccagaaaaaaatcccagtgcCCTTTCTGGAGCAGATTGCTGAGAGAATCTTGCTGACACCCCTAAGGAGAGGGGGATTTGCTCCATCTGGAAAGTGAGCCCCGACACCGCCCTGTAGCTGGGGTGGGCAGTGGGTGTCAGGGCAGATCCACAGCACCAGCAAAATCCCTGCGCTGCGCTCCTCCTGCCCTGGTGATTTTGCCTTCTGGGcagctggggaaactgaggcagggagcGGGGTGAGGGTGGTGGGCACGGGAGGTGCCGCCCATCGCGATGCTGCCTCTCCCCTGCAGGATGTTCGACGTGGGTGGGCAGCGCTCAGAGCGGAAGAAGTGGATCCACTGCTTCGAGGGGGTGACTGCCATCATTTTCTGCGTGGCCCTGAGCGCCTACGACCTGGTGCTGGCTGAGGATGAGGAGATGGTGAGTCAGGACAGGATGGAGATGGCACCATGACCTGTCCTCTCCTTTCGGGAGCACCCCTTCCTCTGGTGGCCACCAGCGCCCCAAGCTGGCCCCTTGGTAGCCCTGCCTGGGCTGGCTGGAGCCCAAGGGGGTGGCAGGTTGGACAGAAGGGTGGGTGCTGCTTGGGGGTCCCTGCCCGGCTTATGTTGCCGTCTTCCCTTCCAGAACCGGATGCATGAGAGCATGAAGCTATTTGACAGCATCTGCAACAACAAGTGGTTCACAGACACATCCATCATCCTCTTCCTCAACAAGAAGGACCTCTTTGAGGAGAAGATCGTGCACAGCCCCCTGACCATTTGCTTCCCTGAGTACACAGGTACTGCGGCGTCCCTTGGTGCCCCCACTGGtccccaggagatgctggggatggaggaggtggCTGTCCTGTGCCCAGGAAGCAGCTCGTTGGGGCAGCCAATGGGGTGCAGCGGTGTTTGGAGCGCTCTGGGGATGGGGGAAGAtcacatatcatagaatcaccaggttggaaaagacgcccaggatcatcgagtccaaccattcccatcaatcactaacccatgtccctcagcacctcgtccacccgtcccttaaacccctccagggaaggtgactcaaccccctccctgggcagcctctgccagggaccaatgacccatgaaaaatgttttccttatgttcagcctaaacctcccctggcggagcttgaggccattccctctcgtcctgtcccttgggagaagagcccagctccctcctctccacaacctcctttcagggagttgtagagagcaatgaggtctcccctcagcctcctcttctccaagctaaacacccccagctccctcagcctttcttcataagaTGAGGAGT from Phaenicophaeus curvirostris isolate KB17595 chromosome 11, BPBGC_Pcur_1.0, whole genome shotgun sequence includes the following:
- the GNAI2 gene encoding guanine nucleotide-binding protein G(i) subunit alpha-2 translates to MGCTVSAEDKAAAERSRMIDKNLREDGEKAAREVKLLLLGAGESGKSTIVKQMKIIHEDGYSEEECRQYKAVVYSNTIQSIMAIIKAMGNLQIDFGDSSRADDARQLFALSCTAEEQGIMPEDLANVIRRLWADNGVQACFNRSREYQLNDSAAYYLNDLERIARADYIPTQQDVLRTRVKTTGIVETHFTFKDLHFKMFDVGGQRSERKKWIHCFEGVTAIIFCVALSAYDLVLAEDEEMNRMHESMKLFDSICNNKWFTDTSIILFLNKKDLFEEKIVHSPLTICFPEYTGANKYDEAASYIQSKFEDLNKRKDTKEIYTHFTCATDTKNVQFVFDAVTDVIIKNNLKDCGLF